A window of Rhododendron vialii isolate Sample 1 chromosome 13a, ASM3025357v1 contains these coding sequences:
- the LOC131314267 gene encoding uncharacterized protein LOC131314267, with protein sequence MASDATPKFRNPDLLPIPQPPDFHPEITVSPSHDGLHFWQFMVAGSIAGTVEHVAMFPVDTIKTHMQALGACPIKSVGLRQALTSILKTEGPSGLYRGISAMGLGAGPAHAVYFSVYEVCKKSFSKGNPNNPAAHAAAGVFATVASDAVFTPMDVVKQRLQLGSGPYKGLADCVRRVVREEGVGAFYASYRTTVLMNAPFTAVHFATYEAVKRGLMEVSPDSVSDERLVVHATAGAAAGALAAAVTTPLDVVKTQLQCQGVCGCDRFVNGSIKDVFRTIVEKDGYRGLMRGWMPRMLFHAPAAAICWSTYEASKTFFQELNDSSHNENVT encoded by the exons ATGGCCTCCGACGCCACTCCCAAATTCCGAAACCCCGACCTCCTACCGATCCCACAGCCTCCCGATTTCCACCCCGAAATCACCGTATCGCCCTCCCACGACGGCCTCCACTTCTGGCAGTTCATGGTCGCCGGCTCCATCGCCGGCACCGTCGAACACGTTGCCATGTTCCCCGTCGACACCATCAAGACCCACATGCAAGCTCTAGGCGCCTGCCCCATCAAGTCCGTGGGCCTCCGCCAGGCCCTCACCTCCATCCTTAAAACCGAAGGCCCGTCGGGCCTCTACCGCGGCATCTCCGCCATGGGCCTCGGCGCCGGCCCGGCCCACGCCGTCTACTTCTCCGTATACGAGGTCTGCAAGAAGTCGTTTTCCAAGGGGAACCCTAACAACCCCGCGGCCCACGCGGCCGCGGGGGTGTTCGCCACGGTGGCGAGCGACGCCGTGTTCACGCCGATGGACGTGGTGAAGCAGAGGCTGCAGCTGGGGAGCGGGCCGTACAAGGGGCTGGCGGATTGCGTCAGGAGAGTGGTGAGGGAAGAAGGGGTTGGGGCTTTTTACGCTTCTTATAGGACCACGGTATTGATGAACGCGCCGTTTACCGCGGTCCATTTTGCGACGTACGAGGCGGTGAAGAGAGGGTTGATGGAGGTTTCGCCGGACAGCGTGAGCGACGAGCGGTTGGTGGTTCATGCCACGGCCGGGGCTGCGGCCGGGGCGTTGGCAGCGGCTGTCACGACGCCGCTTGATGTGGTGAAGACTCAGCTTCAATGTCAG GGTGTTTGTGGATGTGACAGATTTGTAAATGGTTCGATTAAGGATGTTTTTCGAACTATTGTTGAAAAAGATGGATACAGAGGGCTAATGAGGGGATGGATGCCAAGGATGCTCTTCCATGCTCCTGCAGCTGCAATTTGCTGGTCTACCTACGAGGCTTCAAAAACCTTCTTCCAGGAACTAAACGATAGTAGCCACAATGAGAATGTCACCTGA
- the LOC131314266 gene encoding uncharacterized protein LOC131314266, translating into MLSSTISSLARFNRHSSSHSRFPSSNSISAAMASSLLSPSISVQNLAFNSSEPFRSSSCFAGSNHGIRSFGPRYSNKSRVFASVSVGSPAVAVDDAFFKDYKPNYAFLFPGQGAQAVGMGQEAQNVPAAATLYKKANEILGFDLLDVCINGPKEKLDSTVLSQPAIYVTSLAAVELLRARDGGQQIIDSVDVTCGLSLGEYTALAFAGAFSFEDGLKLVKLRGEAMQEAADAAKSAMVSVIGLDSDKVQLLCDAANEEVDEADKVQIANFLCTGNYAVSGGVKGVEAVEAKAKSFKARMTVRLAVAGAFHTSFMEPAVSRLEAALVATEIRAPRIPVISNVDAQPHADPDTIKKILARQVTSPVQWETTVKTLLTRGLKKSYELGPGKVIAGIVKRMDKKAEIENIGA; encoded by the exons ATGCTCTCCTCCACCATTTCCTCTCTCGCTCGATTCAATCGCCATTCCTCTTCTCACTCTCGATTCCCTTCCTCCAATTCGATCTCAGCTGCAATGGCTTCTTCGCTCTTATCCCCTTCGATTTCCGTCCAGAATCTCGCCTTCAACTCCTCAGAGCCCTTCCGAAGCTCTTCGTGTTTCGCGGGGTCCAACCATGGGATTCGGAGCTTCGGACCTAGGTATTCGAACAAGTCTAGGGTTTTTGCGAGCGTCTCGGTTGGATCGCCAGCTGTGGCCGTTGATGACGCATTTTTTAAGGATTACAAGCCCAATTATGCTTTCCTGTTTCCTGGTCAG GGTGCACAAGCCGTTGGAATGGGTCAGGAAGCCCAAAACGTGCCTGCTGCAGCAACCTTATATAAGAAAGCAAATGAAATTCTTGG GTTTGACCTCTTGGATGTGTGCATAAATGGACCGAAAGAAAAGCTAGATTCAACTGTCTTAAGCCAG CCAGCTATCTATGTCACGAGCCTTGCTGCTGTTGAGTTACTTCGTGCTCGTGATGGGGGTCAGCAGATAATTGATTCTGTTGATGTCACATGCGGTCTAAGCTTGGGAGAATATACTGCTCTTGCATTTGCTGGAGCTTTCAG CTTTGAGGATGGTCTCAAGCTGGTCAAACTAAGGGGTGAAGCCATGCAG GAAGCTGCGGATGCTGCTAAAAGTGCCATGGTCAGTGTTATAGGACTTGACTCGGATAAAGTCCAGCTGTTATGTGACGCAGCCAACGAAGAAGTTGATGAAGCCGATAAAGTTCAGATTGCAAATTTTCTTTGCACT GGGAATTATGCAGTCTCGGGAGGTGTAAAAGGAGTTGAAGCAGTTGAAGCAAaggcaaagtcatttaaagctCGAATGACG GTGCGCTTGGCTGTAGCTGGGGCTTTCCACACTAGTTTCATGGAACCAGCTGTGTCAAGATTGGAAGCTGCACTGGTGGCAACAGAAATCAGAGCTCCAAGAATACCAGTTATATCTAACGTTGATGCACAACCTCATGCAGACCCAGACACCATCAAGAAGATATTAGCACGGCAG GTAACATCTCCAGTTCAGTGGGAAACTACAGTGAAGACTCTTCTCACAAGAGGGCTGAAGAAGAGCTATGAATTAGGTCCTGGAAAG GTTATAGCTGGCATTGTCAAGAGAATGGACAAGAAGGCAGAAATAGAGAATATTGGTGCTTGA
- the LOC131313825 gene encoding uncharacterized protein LOC131313825 translates to MCPVSNFLGAFPQISPPFTLNATAHFCPGDITLCNPLLYLPFPFFFSVFPTTFGRETEREREREKKKKNQPSPPLPFSSQSDTTTTFGAPEPPPPAGSPSPPRPTSSRPSATSQHHLVPPEAYLTAVAPFPEPLAFPPDTITSCRAQHHHPTELRHHRQNLSKTRSAGREVPKMEQKCRTIRKSSILSRKKLKTLVSVRIVTLINLSRFYFGSF, encoded by the exons ATGTGTCCGGTGAGTAATTTTCTTGGTGCAT TCCCacaaatttctcctccatttacTCTCAATGCGACAGCTCATTTTTGCCCAGGGGACATTACCCTATGCAACCCACTCTTATACCTCCctttcccattcttcttttcTGTATTTCCAACAACCTTCggcagagagacagagagagagagagagagagagaagaagaagaagaaccagcCATCACCACCTCTTCCATTCTCCTCCCAATcggacaccaccaccaccttcggAGCACccgaaccaccaccaccagccgGGTCACCATCACCACCGCGGCCCACCTCCTCACGGCCGAGCGCCACCAGTCAGCACCACCTGGTACCACCCGAAGCTTACCTCACCGCTGTAGCTCCGTTCCCCGAACCTCTTGCATTTCCGCCAGACACCATCACCTCCTGCCGTGCTCAACATCACCATCCGACTGAGCTCCGCCACCATCGCCAAAATCTCTCCAAAACCCGTTCCGccggacgagag gtaccaAAGATGGAACAaaagtgtcgtacgattcggAAGAGTTCAATCCTAtcgaggaagaagctgaaaaccttggtttccgtgcgcatagtcactctgattaatttaagtcgattttattttggaagcttctaa
- the LOC131314268 gene encoding probable protein phosphatase 2C 1 isoform X4 yields the protein MAHASDFVGDEEVNYDPQILMRKAHAVTSSRGSATVIVAMLERNGTLKIANVGDCGLRVIRKGQIIFSTFPQEHYFDCPYQLSSEVVGQTYIDATMSSVQLTEGDIIVMGSDGLFDNIFNSEIISTVSKYSEVAEAAKALASLAHNHSTDSSFDSPYSLEARTRGYDVPWWKKIAGIKLTGGKLDDITVIVGQVVSG from the exons ATGGCTCATGCTTCAGATTTTGTTGGGGATGAAGAG GTTAATTATGACCCCCAAATTCTAATGAGGAAAGCTCATGCTGTGACATCTTCAAGAGGTTCAGCTACTGT CATTGTTGCCATGCTAGAGAGGAATGGGACTCTGAAGATTGCCAATGTCGGAGATTGTGGACTACGTGTTATTCGGAAAG GCCAAATAATCTTTTCCACATTCCCACAAGAGCATTATTTTGATTGCCCATACCAGTTGAGCTCAGAGGTGGTTGGCCAAACATACATAGATGCCACG ATGAGCAGTGTGCAGTTAACAGAGGGAGACATCATTGTGATGGGCTCAGATGGGCTTTTTGACAATATTTTCAACAGTGAAATTATATCTACTGTATCCAAATACAGTGAGGTTGCTGAAGCTG CAAAGGCATTAGCTAGTTTGGCTCACAATCATTCTACGGATTCCAGCTTTGATTCCCCTTATTCCTTGGAGGCCAGAACCAGG GGTTATGATGTCCCTTGGTGGAAGAAAATTGCCGGGATTAAGTTGACAG GTGGTAAGCTTGATGATATCACAGTGATTGTTGGTCAGGTAGTAAGCGGATGA
- the LOC131314268 gene encoding probable protein phosphatase 2C 26 isoform X1, with amino-acid sequence MAVPIIRPCSISLSHRLFSQWPKKRNWVSCCAPSESTPARSEVQRSEVSFCIGTHLIPHPKKVDKGGEDAFFVSSYNGGVIAVADGVSGWAEQNVDPSLFSRELMAHASDFVGDEEVNYDPQILMRKAHAVTSSRGSATVIVAMLERNGTLKIANVGDCGLRVIRKGQIIFSTFPQEHYFDCPYQLSSEVVGQTYIDATMSSVQLTEGDIIVMGSDGLFDNIFNSEIISTVSKYSEVAEAAKALASLAHNHSTDSSFDSPYSLEARTRGYDVPWWKKIAGIKLTGGKLDDITVIVGQVVSG; translated from the exons ATGGCAGTTCCCATTATCAGGCCTTGTTCCATTTCTCTCTCACACAGATTATTCAGTCAATGGCCGAAGAAGAGGAATTGGGTTTCTTGTTGTGCTCCATCGGAATCAACTCCTGCTCG GTCAGAAGTACAGAGGTCAGAGGTGTCATTTTGTATTGGAACTCACCTCATTCCACACCCTAAAAAG GTTGACAAAGGTGGGGAGGATGCATTCTTCGTGAGCAGCTATAATGGGGGAGTTATTGCTGTTGCCGATGGTGTATCTGG GTGGGCGGAGCAGAATGTGGACCCTTCATTGTTCTCTCGGGAACTAATGGCTCATGCTTCAGATTTTGTTGGGGATGAAGAG GTTAATTATGACCCCCAAATTCTAATGAGGAAAGCTCATGCTGTGACATCTTCAAGAGGTTCAGCTACTGT CATTGTTGCCATGCTAGAGAGGAATGGGACTCTGAAGATTGCCAATGTCGGAGATTGTGGACTACGTGTTATTCGGAAAG GCCAAATAATCTTTTCCACATTCCCACAAGAGCATTATTTTGATTGCCCATACCAGTTGAGCTCAGAGGTGGTTGGCCAAACATACATAGATGCCACG ATGAGCAGTGTGCAGTTAACAGAGGGAGACATCATTGTGATGGGCTCAGATGGGCTTTTTGACAATATTTTCAACAGTGAAATTATATCTACTGTATCCAAATACAGTGAGGTTGCTGAAGCTG CAAAGGCATTAGCTAGTTTGGCTCACAATCATTCTACGGATTCCAGCTTTGATTCCCCTTATTCCTTGGAGGCCAGAACCAGG GGTTATGATGTCCCTTGGTGGAAGAAAATTGCCGGGATTAAGTTGACAG GTGGTAAGCTTGATGATATCACAGTGATTGTTGGTCAGGTAGTAAGCGGATGA
- the LOC131314268 gene encoding probable protein phosphatase 2C 26 isoform X3 gives MAVPIIRPCSISLSHRLFSQWPKKRNWVSCCAPSESTPARSEVQRSEVSFCIGTHLIPHPKKVDKGGEDAFFVSSYNGGVIAVADGVSGWAEQNVDPSLFSRELMAHASDFVGDEEVNYDPQILMRKAHAVTSSRGSATVIVAMLERNGTLKIANVGDCGLRVIRKGQIIFSTFPQEHYFDCPYQLSSEVVGQTYIDATMSSVQLTEGDIIVMGSDGLFDNIFNSEIISTVSKYSEVAEAGL, from the exons ATGGCAGTTCCCATTATCAGGCCTTGTTCCATTTCTCTCTCACACAGATTATTCAGTCAATGGCCGAAGAAGAGGAATTGGGTTTCTTGTTGTGCTCCATCGGAATCAACTCCTGCTCG GTCAGAAGTACAGAGGTCAGAGGTGTCATTTTGTATTGGAACTCACCTCATTCCACACCCTAAAAAG GTTGACAAAGGTGGGGAGGATGCATTCTTCGTGAGCAGCTATAATGGGGGAGTTATTGCTGTTGCCGATGGTGTATCTGG GTGGGCGGAGCAGAATGTGGACCCTTCATTGTTCTCTCGGGAACTAATGGCTCATGCTTCAGATTTTGTTGGGGATGAAGAG GTTAATTATGACCCCCAAATTCTAATGAGGAAAGCTCATGCTGTGACATCTTCAAGAGGTTCAGCTACTGT CATTGTTGCCATGCTAGAGAGGAATGGGACTCTGAAGATTGCCAATGTCGGAGATTGTGGACTACGTGTTATTCGGAAAG GCCAAATAATCTTTTCCACATTCCCACAAGAGCATTATTTTGATTGCCCATACCAGTTGAGCTCAGAGGTGGTTGGCCAAACATACATAGATGCCACG ATGAGCAGTGTGCAGTTAACAGAGGGAGACATCATTGTGATGGGCTCAGATGGGCTTTTTGACAATATTTTCAACAGTGAAATTATATCTACTGTATCCAAATACAGTGAGGTTGCTGAAGCTG GGTTATGA
- the LOC131314269 gene encoding LOB domain-containing protein 12: protein MGGSSPCASCKLLRRRCAKDCVFAPYFPPDDPHKFAIVHKVFGASNVSKMLQELPLHQRSDAVSSLVFEANARLRDPVYGCVGAISFLQNQVSQLQMQLTVAQAEILCIQMQQNEPGLMPTTQISMNDSDERSVLLSSNSTSTSNLIMMSNQQFPQYLGFANSSPASSVIVQDPRKRESLWT from the exons ATGGGCGGAAGTTCACCGTGCGCCTCCTGCAAGTTGTTGCGCCGCCGCTGCGCAAAGGACTGCGTCTTTGCCCCTTACTTCCCTCCGGATGACCCCCACAAGTTTGCCATTGTTCACAAGGTCTTTGGCGCTAGCAATGTCAGCAAGATGTTgcag GAGCTTCCGCTGCACCAGAGATCAGACGCGGTGAGCAGTTTAGTATTCGAAGCGAACGCGAGATTGCGGGACCCGGTGTACGGATGCGTGGGAGCCATATCTTTCCTACAGAATCAGGTGTCGCAGCTGCAGATGCAGCTCACGGTTGCTCAGGCGGAGATCCTGTGCATTCAGATGCAACAGAATGAGCCCGGTTTAATGCCGACGACCCAGATATCGATGAACGATTCCGACGAGAGATCAGTTCTCTTGTCCAGCAACAGCACTAGTACCAGTAACTTGATCATGATGAGTAACCAGCAGTTTCCGCAGTACCTGGGGTTTGCTAATTCTTCTCCTGCTAGCAGTGTAATAGTCCAAGATCCCCGGAAGAGAGAGTCTCTTTGGACATGA
- the LOC131314270 gene encoding protein DOUBLE-STRAND BREAK FORMATION: MSSARVDHQISLFRSQVELRRFDDGTLRILESLLVSKDVKSLLEVRSSLSDFIRRESLSVIREIADKSVEHKLSVVEFFVRAFALAGDIESCLALRYEALALRELRSPSNQWLRVSYEEWMTFAEHSLDNGFYSIATKACESALSCFEMNGVNDPQHDDFFRNIEVTGKIKRLKDAAVASLASRSVRAQAADYLKKKLVEMNPSPSLALKEKQFSASTLFRDGIKKHNARKLLDHRRINHITSEPDSNL, encoded by the exons ATGTCCAGCGCCAGAGTCGATCACCAGATTTCCCTCTTTCGATCCCAAGTCGAACTCCGAAG ATTCGACGACGGGACTCTACGAATCCTCGAATCGCTTCTGGTTTCCAAAGACGTGAAATCGTTGCTCGAAGTCCGCTCGAGCTTGAGCGACTTCATTAGACGCGAATCTCTCTCCGTGATTCGCGAAATCGCAGATAAATCCGTTGAGCATAAGCTTTCCGTTGTTGAATTTTTCGTTCGAGCATTTGCCCTTGCTGGCGATATTGAG AGTTGCTTGGCTTTGAGATACGAAGCTTTGGCTCTGCGGGAATTAAGGTCTCCTAGTAATCAATGGCTACGAGTTTCATACGAAGAATGGATGACATTTGCTGAGCATTCGTTAGATAATGGGTTCTACTCCATTGCTACAAAG GCATGTGAAAGTGCACTTTCATGCTTTGAGATGAATGGCGTGAATGATCCTCAACATGATGACTTCTTTAGAAACATTGAAGTTACTGGAAAAATTAAGAGACTCAAGGATGCTGCTGTTGCCTCTTTGGCTTCACGATCTG TCCGAGCACAGGCAGCAGATtacttgaaaaagaaattagtaGAGATGAACCCATCACCGTCTTTGGctctaaaagaaaaacaattttcaGCAAGTACTCTGTTTAGAGATGGAATTAAGAAGCATAATGCACGAAAGCTGCTGGATCACCGAAGAATCAATCACATAACCAGTGAACCAGATTCCAACCTATAA
- the LOC131314268 gene encoding probable protein phosphatase 2C 1 isoform X2 — translation MAEEEELGFLLCSIGINSCSKYRGQRCHFVLELTSFHTLKRWAEQNVDPSLFSRELMAHASDFVGDEEVNYDPQILMRKAHAVTSSRGSATVIVAMLERNGTLKIANVGDCGLRVIRKGQIIFSTFPQEHYFDCPYQLSSEVVGQTYIDATMSSVQLTEGDIIVMGSDGLFDNIFNSEIISTVSKYSEVAEAAKALASLAHNHSTDSSFDSPYSLEARTRGYDVPWWKKIAGIKLTGGKLDDITVIVGQVVSG, via the exons ATGGCCGAAGAAGAGGAATTGGGTTTCTTGTTGTGCTCCATCGGAATCAACTCCTGCTCG AAGTACAGAGGTCAGAGGTGTCATTTTGTATTGGAACTCACCTCATTCCACACCCTAAAAAG GTGGGCGGAGCAGAATGTGGACCCTTCATTGTTCTCTCGGGAACTAATGGCTCATGCTTCAGATTTTGTTGGGGATGAAGAG GTTAATTATGACCCCCAAATTCTAATGAGGAAAGCTCATGCTGTGACATCTTCAAGAGGTTCAGCTACTGT CATTGTTGCCATGCTAGAGAGGAATGGGACTCTGAAGATTGCCAATGTCGGAGATTGTGGACTACGTGTTATTCGGAAAG GCCAAATAATCTTTTCCACATTCCCACAAGAGCATTATTTTGATTGCCCATACCAGTTGAGCTCAGAGGTGGTTGGCCAAACATACATAGATGCCACG ATGAGCAGTGTGCAGTTAACAGAGGGAGACATCATTGTGATGGGCTCAGATGGGCTTTTTGACAATATTTTCAACAGTGAAATTATATCTACTGTATCCAAATACAGTGAGGTTGCTGAAGCTG CAAAGGCATTAGCTAGTTTGGCTCACAATCATTCTACGGATTCCAGCTTTGATTCCCCTTATTCCTTGGAGGCCAGAACCAGG GGTTATGATGTCCCTTGGTGGAAGAAAATTGCCGGGATTAAGTTGACAG GTGGTAAGCTTGATGATATCACAGTGATTGTTGGTCAGGTAGTAAGCGGATGA